Proteins encoded within one genomic window of Schaalia sp. HMT-172:
- a CDS encoding rhamnan synthesis F family protein, producing the protein MKRAGIFLFFDPQGIVDDYVVACLTSLREYLDEILVVSNSPLDDTARERLLTGATEVFERENTGFDVGGYRDGIARFGWERLGQFDELILFNYTFFAPIHPWKNLFDRIDAAGAIDFWGITEHDEIRPHPFLASSRMPRHIQSHWIAVRNPLLSSPDFRTYWDEMPPIRSYNDSIQWHESRFTEYFNKLGYTHAVAYPREDYPSPNPVFDNAALLLADGCPILKRRNLFHDPLYLDRHAIIGADMLELAEKAGYDTDLILTNLARTSRPRDLVTNAGLTTVIPPRADQATLDAAASLKVVAVAHIFYADMADEILDRLSVLPAGYHLVATTSNEENKALIEARAQERGVDADVRVVSSNRGRDIGAFLVDCNDVLTSGEYDIVVKIHSKKSVQDDYNAAQLFKEHLYDNLLASSDHVAGILAEFAAHPGLGMAIAPMPHMGYPTMGHAWFANRGPARDFAKKVGITVPFDDHQPLAPYGSMFIARPQALSPLTGAGLVPEDFPEEGGYKDGSLAHVIERLLAYAVLSRGYYVRPVMTPKWAGVYYGYLEYKLAAVSSMLPPFSIDQVPYLKARSGGVPNLLGAVKTNIMVRNPGLGNALKPAYRVVRGAVHTIRSMKGKR; encoded by the coding sequence GTGAAGCGCGCCGGTATCTTCCTGTTCTTTGATCCCCAGGGCATCGTCGACGACTATGTCGTTGCGTGCCTGACGTCGCTGCGCGAGTACCTGGACGAGATCCTCGTCGTGTCCAACTCCCCTCTGGACGACACCGCGCGCGAGCGCCTCCTGACGGGCGCGACCGAGGTGTTCGAACGGGAAAACACCGGCTTCGACGTGGGCGGCTACCGCGACGGCATCGCCCGCTTCGGATGGGAACGCCTCGGCCAGTTCGACGAGCTGATACTCTTCAACTACACCTTCTTCGCCCCCATCCACCCGTGGAAGAATCTCTTCGACCGTATCGATGCGGCGGGGGCCATCGACTTCTGGGGCATCACCGAACATGACGAGATTCGCCCCCACCCCTTCCTGGCCTCCTCCCGCATGCCCCGCCACATCCAGTCCCACTGGATCGCGGTGCGCAACCCGCTGCTCAGCTCCCCGGACTTCCGCACGTACTGGGACGAGATGCCCCCGATCCGCTCCTACAACGACTCGATTCAATGGCACGAGTCGCGCTTCACGGAGTACTTCAACAAACTTGGCTACACCCACGCCGTGGCGTACCCGCGCGAGGACTACCCCTCGCCCAACCCCGTCTTCGATAACGCGGCCCTACTGCTCGCGGACGGGTGCCCGATCCTCAAGCGCCGCAACCTGTTCCACGACCCGCTGTACCTGGACCGCCACGCGATCATCGGCGCGGACATGCTGGAGCTGGCAGAAAAGGCCGGCTACGACACCGACCTGATCCTCACGAACCTGGCGCGCACCTCGCGTCCTCGTGATCTCGTGACGAACGCGGGCCTGACCACCGTCATCCCGCCGCGCGCCGACCAGGCCACCCTGGACGCGGCAGCCTCCCTCAAGGTCGTCGCCGTCGCCCACATCTTCTACGCCGACATGGCCGACGAGATCCTCGACCGCCTGAGCGTCCTGCCCGCCGGCTACCACCTGGTGGCCACAACCTCGAACGAGGAGAACAAGGCCCTCATCGAAGCGCGCGCCCAGGAACGAGGCGTGGACGCCGACGTGCGCGTCGTCTCCTCCAACCGCGGCCGCGACATCGGCGCCTTCCTGGTGGATTGCAACGACGTCCTGACCTCGGGCGAGTACGACATCGTCGTGAAGATCCACTCGAAGAAGTCCGTCCAGGACGACTACAACGCCGCCCAGCTCTTCAAGGAGCACCTCTACGACAACCTGCTGGCCTCCTCCGACCATGTGGCCGGAATCCTCGCCGAGTTCGCCGCCCACCCGGGCCTGGGCATGGCGATCGCCCCCATGCCGCACATGGGATACCCGACGATGGGCCACGCATGGTTCGCGAACCGCGGCCCCGCCCGCGACTTCGCCAAGAAGGTCGGCATAACCGTCCCCTTCGACGACCACCAGCCGCTGGCCCCCTACGGCTCCATGTTCATCGCGCGCCCGCAGGCCCTGTCCCCGCTGACCGGCGCCGGCCTCGTCCCCGAGGACTTCCCCGAAGAGGGAGGCTACAAGGACGGCTCCCTGGCCCACGTCATCGAGCGCCTCCTGGCTTACGCGGTCCTGTCGCGCGGCTACTACGTGCGTCCCGTCATGACCCCGAAGTGGGCGGGCGTGTACTACGGCTACCTCGAATACAAGCTGGCCGCCGTCTCCTCCATGCTCCCTCCCTTCTCGATTGACCAGGTTCCCTACCTTAAGGCGCGTTCGGGAGGCGTCCCCAACCTGCTTGGCGCCGTCAAGACGAACATCATGGTGCGCAACCCCGGCTTGGGTAACGCGCTCAAACCCGCCTACCGCGTCGTGCGCGGCGCCGTCCATACGATTCGATCGATGAAAGGTAAGCGATGA
- a CDS encoding acyltransferase has protein sequence MSLASTIRAAAPHTPQSVAQAFNSRSNSIGFLRWLMAFMVIFSHAGPIAGFYGGEDLGVQISKEQSIGGVAVAGFFFFSGFLITRSRMGRATIWRYMWRRVLRIFPAFWAALLFTVGVLAPIAYWHTFHNISGYLHPATESPLTYFVNNMFLNLGQRNIAGMGENLPYFILHGARDWNGSAWTLIYEFKAYILVAVLGLFGALANRKVGGAFALVLIALNALQWMGAGQVANVNYLLRDPFMLMFMGPFAFGMLFTLYGDKIPMDSRLAWGGLVFGVLSYASGGWNIVGQYGFLYFLMYLAIRLPLQNWEKHGDLSYGIYIYAWPIMAFAAYFHLQDRGWLAYHLTVVITVHILAYLSWHLIEKPAMSQKNYLPGWMGALIEHFRPTYEAVARRIVTPALSSTRIATVMEAEEASANAEEETK, from the coding sequence ATGAGTCTGGCCTCCACGATTCGGGCTGCGGCCCCCCACACGCCCCAGTCCGTCGCGCAGGCATTCAACTCGCGGTCTAACTCGATCGGGTTTTTGCGTTGGCTGATGGCTTTCATGGTCATCTTCTCGCACGCCGGACCGATCGCCGGTTTCTACGGCGGCGAGGACCTGGGCGTGCAGATCTCGAAAGAACAGTCCATCGGTGGTGTCGCCGTCGCAGGTTTCTTCTTTTTCTCGGGATTCCTGATCACGCGCTCGCGCATGGGGCGCGCGACGATCTGGCGCTACATGTGGCGCCGCGTCCTGCGCATTTTCCCGGCTTTCTGGGCCGCCCTGCTCTTCACGGTCGGCGTCCTGGCGCCGATCGCCTACTGGCATACCTTCCACAACATCTCCGGCTACCTGCACCCCGCCACCGAGTCCCCGCTCACCTATTTCGTGAACAACATGTTCCTCAACCTGGGGCAGCGCAACATCGCGGGCATGGGCGAGAACCTTCCCTACTTCATCCTGCACGGTGCGCGCGACTGGAACGGCTCGGCGTGGACCCTCATCTATGAGTTCAAGGCATACATCCTGGTCGCGGTCCTCGGCCTCTTCGGTGCGCTCGCAAACCGTAAGGTGGGCGGCGCCTTCGCCCTCGTCCTCATCGCCCTCAACGCCCTGCAGTGGATGGGCGCGGGCCAGGTCGCCAACGTCAACTACCTGCTGCGTGATCCCTTCATGCTCATGTTCATGGGCCCCTTCGCGTTCGGCATGCTCTTCACCCTCTACGGTGACAAGATCCCCATGGATTCGCGCCTGGCGTGGGGCGGTCTGGTTTTCGGCGTCCTGTCCTACGCGTCGGGCGGCTGGAACATCGTCGGTCAGTACGGGTTCCTCTACTTCCTCATGTACCTGGCGATCCGCCTGCCCCTGCAGAACTGGGAGAAGCACGGCGACCTGTCCTACGGCATCTACATCTACGCGTGGCCGATCATGGCCTTCGCCGCATACTTCCACCTGCAGGACCGCGGCTGGCTCGCCTACCACCTGACGGTCGTCATCACCGTGCACATCCTGGCCTACCTGTCGTGGCACCTCATCGAGAAACCCGCCATGAGCCAGAAGAACTACCTGCCCGGCTGGATGGGTGCACTCATCGAGCACTTCCGTCCCACGTACGAGGCCGTGGCCCGCCGCATCGTCACGCCGGCCCTGTCCTCGACCAGGATCGCGACGGTCATGGAGGCCGAGGAAGCCTCCGCCAACGCCGAGGAGGAGACCAAGTGA
- a CDS encoding ABC transporter permease codes for MSETKRVIDLTVRMAQRSISSEFKGTALGRLWSFINPLATIAVYALIFGVVFRGEADKGVNSGLSSFALWIGVGVIAWNFMSSGIQRGMDSLVGNSGLLTKVYFPRQVLIYSSVLALAYDFAFELGVIIVIMCIAGGPGVLLMIPAVIAITALAMLFVIGMGLILSIASVYFRDISHLWQIFNQIWMYASGVVFSLSMLNKVQTDLAAKGWTWGGEPLPIVTIFRLNPAELFLEAYRSTLYGFAIPSWQVWLGCTAWAFGIFGLGSLIFRRFSARIVEEL; via the coding sequence GTGTCTGAGACGAAACGGGTCATCGACCTGACGGTGCGCATGGCGCAGCGTTCGATCTCCTCTGAGTTCAAGGGCACCGCGCTGGGGCGCCTGTGGTCCTTCATCAACCCCCTGGCGACCATCGCCGTCTACGCGCTGATCTTCGGCGTCGTCTTTCGCGGCGAGGCCGACAAGGGCGTGAACTCGGGGCTGTCCTCCTTCGCGCTGTGGATCGGCGTGGGCGTCATCGCCTGGAATTTCATGTCGAGCGGCATCCAGCGAGGCATGGACTCCCTTGTCGGCAACTCCGGCCTGCTGACGAAGGTCTACTTCCCGCGCCAGGTCCTCATCTACTCCTCCGTTCTCGCTCTGGCCTACGATTTCGCTTTCGAGCTGGGCGTCATCATCGTCATCATGTGCATCGCGGGTGGTCCCGGCGTGCTGTTGATGATCCCAGCGGTCATCGCCATCACGGCCCTTGCCATGCTCTTCGTGATCGGCATGGGCCTCATCTTGTCCATCGCCTCCGTCTACTTCCGCGATATCTCGCACCTGTGGCAGATTTTCAACCAGATCTGGATGTACGCCTCCGGCGTCGTCTTCTCTCTGTCGATGCTCAACAAGGTGCAGACCGACCTGGCGGCCAAGGGGTGGACGTGGGGCGGTGAACCCCTGCCGATCGTCACGATCTTCCGCCTCAACCCCGCCGAGCTCTTCCTCGAGGCGTACCGCTCCACGCTCTACGGATTCGCGATCCCGTCCTGGCAGGTCTGGCTGGGCTGCACCGCCTGGGCCTTCGGTATCTTCGGCCTCGGCTCGCTCATCTTCCGTCGCTTCTCGGCACGAATCGTGGAGGAACTCTGA
- a CDS encoding ABC transporter ATP-binding protein — protein MTNAISVAGVSKRFRIYKNRNQSLKGAFLQRSRAQFEEFWALDDVSFDIPQGKTFGLLGHNGSGKSTLLKCIAKILTPDKGTISSTGRMAAMLEVGSGFHPELSGRENIYLNGAILGMSKKEIDSKLDAIIDFSGVERFIDQPVKNYSSGMYVRLGFSVSIHVEPDILLVDEVLAVGDMEFQNKCMDKFAQLKDQGRTVVVVSHGLEQMRTFCDQAAWLDHGTLVDVGNAAEVIDTYSDVAHHAVEVEGGGTRFGSGEAMIEKIELLGPSGEPTSLVNTGDAVRLRLHYRAKERITAPVFGVSIDTREGIFVWGLHGVDACYVPTSIEPGTGHLDVNIPRLALNPGSYTISAAIQNHDMTSVIDALQKARRFDVLPGPGMESGGIITLGASFSGLSPERPMRDIARRGAADFQRLARMQAQQADALGAED, from the coding sequence ATGACGAACGCGATCTCCGTTGCGGGCGTGTCCAAGCGTTTCCGCATCTACAAGAACCGTAACCAGTCCCTCAAGGGTGCGTTCCTGCAGCGCTCGCGCGCCCAGTTCGAGGAGTTCTGGGCCCTCGACGACGTCTCCTTCGACATCCCGCAGGGCAAGACCTTCGGGCTGCTCGGACACAACGGTTCCGGCAAGTCGACGCTGCTCAAGTGCATCGCGAAGATCCTTACCCCCGACAAGGGCACGATTTCCTCGACGGGCCGCATGGCCGCCATGCTCGAGGTCGGCTCCGGCTTCCACCCCGAGCTCTCGGGCCGCGAGAACATCTACCTCAACGGCGCGATCCTGGGCATGAGCAAGAAGGAGATCGACTCCAAGCTGGACGCGATCATCGACTTCTCCGGCGTGGAGCGCTTCATCGACCAGCCGGTGAAGAACTACTCCTCCGGCATGTACGTGCGCTTGGGCTTCTCCGTGTCCATCCACGTCGAGCCGGACATCCTCCTCGTCGACGAGGTCCTGGCCGTGGGCGACATGGAATTCCAGAACAAATGCATGGACAAGTTCGCCCAGCTCAAGGACCAGGGCCGCACGGTCGTCGTCGTCTCTCACGGCCTCGAGCAGATGCGCACCTTCTGCGATCAGGCGGCCTGGCTGGACCACGGCACGCTCGTCGATGTGGGTAACGCCGCCGAGGTCATCGACACCTACTCCGACGTCGCTCACCACGCCGTCGAGGTCGAGGGCGGGGGGACGCGCTTCGGCAGCGGCGAGGCCATGATCGAGAAGATTGAGCTCCTGGGCCCCTCCGGTGAGCCCACCTCGCTGGTCAACACGGGGGACGCCGTGCGCCTGCGCCTGCACTACCGGGCGAAAGAGCGCATCACGGCCCCCGTCTTCGGCGTCTCTATCGACACCCGCGAAGGGATCTTCGTGTGGGGCCTGCACGGCGTCGACGCCTGCTACGTGCCCACCTCCATCGAGCCCGGTACCGGCCACCTGGACGTCAATATCCCGCGCCTGGCCCTCAACCCAGGCTCCTACACGATTTCCGCGGCCATCCAAAACCACGACATGACCAGCGTTATCGACGCCCTTCAAAAGGCGCGCCGCTTCGATGTCCTGCCCGGCCCCGGCATGGAATCCGGCGGCATCATCACCCTCGGGGCGTCCTTCTCGGGACTGTCCCCCGAGCGGCCGATGCGTGACATCGCTCGGCGCGGCGCCGCCGACTTCCAGCGTCTGGCCCGCATGCAGGCGCAACAGGCGGACGCGCTCGGCGCCGAGGACTGA